The Daucus carota subsp. sativus chromosome 7, DH1 v3.0, whole genome shotgun sequence genome window below encodes:
- the LOC108196210 gene encoding vacuolar sorting protein 39 isoform X4, protein MVHTAFDISQLIATSPYKINAVESYGHDLLISSSDGCLRIYSPESTASTTHDVVYGTLELRKEAYVLQRTIKGFSKKPMVAMEVVAARELLISLSEAIAVHRLPNLEIVAVIGKAKGANAYSWEERRGLLCFARQKRLSIYRHDGGRGFVEIKELSVPDTVKSMSWCGENICLGLTRKVYMILNVTSGTLSEVFSSGRNALPLVVSLPSGELLLGKDKVGVIVDQNGKLVQEGRICWSEAPAAVVIRKPYAIALLPRHVEIRSLRFPYPLIQTVVLRNVRCLVRSNNTVIVAQDNSVHGLFLVPLGAQIVQVTASGDFEEALALCKMLPPEDLNLRTAKEQSIHIRYAHSLFESGSYEEAMDHFFQSQVDITHVLFLYPSLTLPKSSTVAEADKFLDFAGDALSRASSDMSDDFGTPFSPSMETDERLGLESKKMSHNTLMSLIKFLQKKRFNIIEKATAEVTEEVVSYAVGDQTSRPNITIRGRLDNPKNSAARDMAAILDTALVQALLLTEQSSAAIELMKGLNYCDVEICEDFFLKRNQHLCMIELYKCNSMHREALQLLLELVEGSKFGTHNAEIHQNFKPEMIIDYLKPLCEIDPMLALEFSIPVLESCPTQTIELFLSANIPADLVNSYLKQHAPKLQATYLEQMLALNENGISANLQNEMVQIYFSEVLDWQAKLSSEEKWDEKDYSPTRKKLLSALESISGSKSEVLLKQLPQNALYEERAILLGKMNQHELALSIYVHKLHVPQLALSYCDRVYESGLHQHSSRTYSSNIYLTLLQIYLNPRRTTKKFEKQINNLISSVNTSIPKVSSWNLIKTKGGRLSKKIAEIEGAADTNISPGSTDNGKSDGDTDDMVEEEGSNIMIDEVLDLLGQRWDRIHGAHALKLLPKETKLQNLLPFLGPLVKKSSEAYRNLLVIKNLREKENLQH, encoded by the exons ATGGTGCACACTGCATTCGACATTTCGCAATTAATCGCCACCTCGCCGTACAAAATCAACGCCGTCGAATCGTACGGTCACGATTTGCTCATCAGCTCATCGGACGGCTGTCTTCGCATTTACTCGCCTGAATCCACTGCTTCGACGACGCACGACGTCGTTTACGGAACCCTAGAGCTGAGAAAAGAGGCGTATGTGCTTCAACGGACTATTAAAGGCTTTTCGAAGAAGCCTATGGTGGCGATGGAGGTGGTGGCGGCGAGAGAGCTGTTGATTTCGCTCTCGGAAGCGATTGCGGTGCATCGGTTACCTAATTTGGAGATTGTTGCGGTGATTGGTAAGGCTAAAGGTGCGAATGCGTACTCGTGGGAGGAGAGGAGAGGGCTTTTGTGCTTTGCGAGGCAAAAGAGGCTTTCGATATATCGACATGACG GTGGAAGAGGTTTTGTGGAGATTAAAGAGTTAAGTGTTCCGGACACGGTTAAATCAATGTCTTGGTGTGGTGAGAATATATGCTTAGGTCTCACTAGAAAAGTGTACATGATATTGAATGTCACAAGTGGGACATTGTCTGAAGTGTTTTCTTCGGGGAGGAATGCTTTACCTCTAGTAGTGTCTCTACCATCTGGGGAACTCCTATTAGGAAAG GATAAGGTTGGAGTGATTGTAGACCAAAATGGGAAGCTTGTTCAAGAAGGAAGGATCTGCTGGTCTGAGGCACCAGCAGCAGTTGTCATTCGAAAGCCATATGCGATAGCTTTATTGCCAAGACATGTCGAG ATAAGGTCTCTACGATTTCCTTATCCATTAATACAAACAGTCGTACTCCGCAATGTCCGTTGTCTTGTCCGTAGCAATAATACAGTTATTGTTGCACAAGACAACTCGGTGCATGGACTTTTTCTTGTCCCTCTTGGTGCTCAG ATTGTACAGGTAACAGCATCTGGTGACTTTGAAGAAGCCTTGGCATTGTGCAAGATGcttcctccagaggatttgaaCCTTCGAACAGCAAAAGAACAGTCAATTCATATAAG ATATGCACACTCTCTTTTTGAGAGTGGGAGCTATGAGGAGGCGATGGATCATTTTTTCCAATCTCAAGTTGATATCACCCATGTCCTCTTTTTATATCCATCTCTTACGCTTCCCAAATCATCTACGGTGGCTGAAGCAGACAAGTTCTTGGACTTCGCGGGGGATGCTTTATCAAGAGCTTCGTCCGATATGTCAGACGACTTTGGAACTCCATTTTCCCCATCAATGGAGACTGATGAGAGATTAGGTCTTGAGTCCAAGAAAATGAGCCACAATACTTTAATGTCTCTCATTAAGTTCTTGCAGAAAAAGAGATTTAATATCATTGAAAAGGCAACTGCAGAGGTGACTGAAGAGGTAGTTTCATATGCTGTGGGAGATCAAACGAGTAGACCTAATATAACAATCAGG GGCCGACTTGACAACCCTAAAAATTCAGCTGCAAGGGATATGGCAGCAATATTGGATACCGCCCTTGTCCAAGCTCTGCTTTTAACCGAACAATCTTCAGCTGCTATTGAGCTGATGAAAGGTCTTAATTATTGTGATGTTGAAATATGTgaggatttttttttgaagaggAACCAACACTTGTGCATGATAGAACTTTATAAATGCAATAGCATGCATCGTGAGGCTCTCCAACTTCTTCTGGAACTAGTAGAAGGGTCAAAATTTGGGACACATAATGCCGAGATTCATCAAAATTTCAAGCCGGAGATGATAATTGACTATCTGAAA CCTTTATGCGAGATTGACCCTATGCTTGCCCTGGAGTTCTCGATTCCTGTTCTTGAAAGCTGTCCAACACAGACTATTGAGCTCTTTCTATCTGCAAATATCCCTGCAGATTTGGTTAATTCTTATTTAAAGCAACACGCTCCAAAACTACAGGCTACCTATCTTGAACAAATGCTTGCACTTAATGAAAATGGAATCTCTGCTAATCTTCAAAATGAAATG GtccaaatttatttttctgaagTGCTTGATTGGCAAGCCAAGCTTAGTTCTGAAGAGAAGTGGGACGAGAAAGATTATTCTCCTACAAGGAAAAAACTGTTGTCTGCTTTGGAAAGTATCTCAGGATCTAAATCGGAAGTTTTGCTTAAGCAACTTCCACAGAATGCTTTGTATGAAGAGCGAGCAATTTTGCTTGGAAAGATGAACCAACATGAGCTTGCGTTGTCGATATATGTTCATAAG CTTCATGTTCCACAACTGGCACTGTCCTATTGTGATAGGGTATACGAGTCTGGACTGCATCAACATTCTTCGAGAACATATAGCAGCAATATATACCTTACTCTACTGCAAATCTACCTCAATCCTCGAAGGACAACAAAAAAATTCGAAAAGCAAATAAATAATCTGATATCATCAGTAAACACCAGCATTCCAAAGGTTAGTTCCTGGAATTTAATCAAGACAAAAGGAGGTCGACTATCCAAGAAAATTGCAGAGATAGAGGGTGCAGCAGACACCAATATCAGCCCAGGTAGCACAGATAATGGGAAAAGCGACGGCGATACAGATGATATGGTTGAGGAAGAAGGTTCTAATATTATGATTGATGAGGTCCTTGATCTTTTAGGTCAGAGGTGGGATCGCATCCATGGAGCGCATGCCCTAAAACTCCTACCGAAAGAAACCAAACTGCAG aacCTGCTTCCATTTCTCGGACCCCTTGTGAAAAAATCTAGTGAAGCATACCGAAACCTTTTGGTGATAAAGAATTTAAGAGAGAAGGAAAACCTCCAG CATTGA
- the LOC108196210 gene encoding vacuolar sorting protein 39 isoform X5, which yields MVHTAFDISQLIATSPYKINAVESYGHDLLISSSDGCLRIYSPESTASTTHDVVYGTLELRKEAYVLQRTIKGFSKKPMVAMEVVAARELLISLSEAIAVHRLPNLEIVAVIGKAKGANAYSWEERRGLLCFARQKRLSIYRHDGGRGFVEIKELSVPDTVKSMSWCGENICLGLTRKVYMILNVTSGTLSEVFSSGRNALPLVVSLPSGELLLGKDKVGVIVDQNGKLVQEGRICWSEAPAAVVIRKPYAIALLPRHVEIRSLRFPYPLIQTVVLRNVRCLVRSNNTVIVAQDNSVHGLFLVPLGAQIVQVTASGDFEEALALCKMLPPEDLNLRTAKEQSIHIRYAHSLFESGSYEEAMDHFFQSQVDITHVLFLYPSLTLPKSSTVAEADKFLDFAGDALSRASSDMSDDFGTPFSPSMETDERLGLESKKMSHNTLMSLIKFLQKKRFNIIEKATAEVTEEVVSYAVGDQTSRPNITIRGRLDNPKNSAARDMAAILDTALVQALLLTEQSSAAIELMKGLNYCDVEICEDFFLKRNQHLCMIELYKCNSMHREALQLLLELVEGSKFGTHNAEIHQNFKPEMIIDYLKPLCEIDPMLALEFSIPVLESCPTQTIELFLSANIPADLVNSYLKQHAPKLQATYLEQMLALNENGISANLQNEMVQIYFSEVLDWQAKLSSEEKWDEKDYSPTRKKLLSALESISGSKSEVLLKQLPQNALYEERAILLGKMNQHELALSIYVHKLHVPQLALSYCDRVYESGLHQHSSRTYSSNIYLTLLQIYLNPRRTTKKFEKQINNLISSVNTSIPKVSSWNLIKTKGGRLSKKIAEIEGAADTNISPGSTDNGKSDGDTDDMVEEEGSNIMIDEVLDLLGQRWDRIHGAHALKLLPKETKLQVVAYKIYDV from the exons ATGGTGCACACTGCATTCGACATTTCGCAATTAATCGCCACCTCGCCGTACAAAATCAACGCCGTCGAATCGTACGGTCACGATTTGCTCATCAGCTCATCGGACGGCTGTCTTCGCATTTACTCGCCTGAATCCACTGCTTCGACGACGCACGACGTCGTTTACGGAACCCTAGAGCTGAGAAAAGAGGCGTATGTGCTTCAACGGACTATTAAAGGCTTTTCGAAGAAGCCTATGGTGGCGATGGAGGTGGTGGCGGCGAGAGAGCTGTTGATTTCGCTCTCGGAAGCGATTGCGGTGCATCGGTTACCTAATTTGGAGATTGTTGCGGTGATTGGTAAGGCTAAAGGTGCGAATGCGTACTCGTGGGAGGAGAGGAGAGGGCTTTTGTGCTTTGCGAGGCAAAAGAGGCTTTCGATATATCGACATGACG GTGGAAGAGGTTTTGTGGAGATTAAAGAGTTAAGTGTTCCGGACACGGTTAAATCAATGTCTTGGTGTGGTGAGAATATATGCTTAGGTCTCACTAGAAAAGTGTACATGATATTGAATGTCACAAGTGGGACATTGTCTGAAGTGTTTTCTTCGGGGAGGAATGCTTTACCTCTAGTAGTGTCTCTACCATCTGGGGAACTCCTATTAGGAAAG GATAAGGTTGGAGTGATTGTAGACCAAAATGGGAAGCTTGTTCAAGAAGGAAGGATCTGCTGGTCTGAGGCACCAGCAGCAGTTGTCATTCGAAAGCCATATGCGATAGCTTTATTGCCAAGACATGTCGAG ATAAGGTCTCTACGATTTCCTTATCCATTAATACAAACAGTCGTACTCCGCAATGTCCGTTGTCTTGTCCGTAGCAATAATACAGTTATTGTTGCACAAGACAACTCGGTGCATGGACTTTTTCTTGTCCCTCTTGGTGCTCAG ATTGTACAGGTAACAGCATCTGGTGACTTTGAAGAAGCCTTGGCATTGTGCAAGATGcttcctccagaggatttgaaCCTTCGAACAGCAAAAGAACAGTCAATTCATATAAG ATATGCACACTCTCTTTTTGAGAGTGGGAGCTATGAGGAGGCGATGGATCATTTTTTCCAATCTCAAGTTGATATCACCCATGTCCTCTTTTTATATCCATCTCTTACGCTTCCCAAATCATCTACGGTGGCTGAAGCAGACAAGTTCTTGGACTTCGCGGGGGATGCTTTATCAAGAGCTTCGTCCGATATGTCAGACGACTTTGGAACTCCATTTTCCCCATCAATGGAGACTGATGAGAGATTAGGTCTTGAGTCCAAGAAAATGAGCCACAATACTTTAATGTCTCTCATTAAGTTCTTGCAGAAAAAGAGATTTAATATCATTGAAAAGGCAACTGCAGAGGTGACTGAAGAGGTAGTTTCATATGCTGTGGGAGATCAAACGAGTAGACCTAATATAACAATCAGG GGCCGACTTGACAACCCTAAAAATTCAGCTGCAAGGGATATGGCAGCAATATTGGATACCGCCCTTGTCCAAGCTCTGCTTTTAACCGAACAATCTTCAGCTGCTATTGAGCTGATGAAAGGTCTTAATTATTGTGATGTTGAAATATGTgaggatttttttttgaagaggAACCAACACTTGTGCATGATAGAACTTTATAAATGCAATAGCATGCATCGTGAGGCTCTCCAACTTCTTCTGGAACTAGTAGAAGGGTCAAAATTTGGGACACATAATGCCGAGATTCATCAAAATTTCAAGCCGGAGATGATAATTGACTATCTGAAA CCTTTATGCGAGATTGACCCTATGCTTGCCCTGGAGTTCTCGATTCCTGTTCTTGAAAGCTGTCCAACACAGACTATTGAGCTCTTTCTATCTGCAAATATCCCTGCAGATTTGGTTAATTCTTATTTAAAGCAACACGCTCCAAAACTACAGGCTACCTATCTTGAACAAATGCTTGCACTTAATGAAAATGGAATCTCTGCTAATCTTCAAAATGAAATG GtccaaatttatttttctgaagTGCTTGATTGGCAAGCCAAGCTTAGTTCTGAAGAGAAGTGGGACGAGAAAGATTATTCTCCTACAAGGAAAAAACTGTTGTCTGCTTTGGAAAGTATCTCAGGATCTAAATCGGAAGTTTTGCTTAAGCAACTTCCACAGAATGCTTTGTATGAAGAGCGAGCAATTTTGCTTGGAAAGATGAACCAACATGAGCTTGCGTTGTCGATATATGTTCATAAG CTTCATGTTCCACAACTGGCACTGTCCTATTGTGATAGGGTATACGAGTCTGGACTGCATCAACATTCTTCGAGAACATATAGCAGCAATATATACCTTACTCTACTGCAAATCTACCTCAATCCTCGAAGGACAACAAAAAAATTCGAAAAGCAAATAAATAATCTGATATCATCAGTAAACACCAGCATTCCAAAGGTTAGTTCCTGGAATTTAATCAAGACAAAAGGAGGTCGACTATCCAAGAAAATTGCAGAGATAGAGGGTGCAGCAGACACCAATATCAGCCCAGGTAGCACAGATAATGGGAAAAGCGACGGCGATACAGATGATATGGTTGAGGAAGAAGGTTCTAATATTATGATTGATGAGGTCCTTGATCTTTTAGGTCAGAGGTGGGATCGCATCCATGGAGCGCATGCCCTAAAACTCCTACCGAAAGAAACCAAACTGCAG GTGGTCGCGTACAAAATTTATGACGTGTAA